ATCGGGCGATCGCCGATCGCTTCTACAAGAATCCCGACCAGTTCGCCGATGCCTTCGCCCGCGCCTGGTTCAAGCTGACCCATCGCGACATGGGGCCGAAGGTCCGCTATCTCGGCCCGGAAGTTCCGGCGGAAGATCTGATCTGGCAGGATCCGATTCCTGCAGGCCAGACATTGAGCGACACGGATATCGTGGCGCTCAAGGACAAGATCGCGGCCAGCGGCCTCAGCGTCAGCCAGTTGGTCAAGACGGCCTGGGCCTCCGCCGTCACCTATCGCGATTCCGACAAGCGCGGTGGCGCCAATGGCGCGCGCCTCCGCCTGGCGCCACAGAAGGACTGGGACGTCAACGAACCGGCGGAACTGGCCAGGGTGCTGACTATCTATGAAGGCATCAAGGCGGAGTTTGGCGGCAAGGTGAGCATCGCCGACCTGATCGTGCTGGGCGGCAATGTCGGTGTCGAGAAAGCAGCAAAGGCGGCGGGTCATAATATCGCCGTCCCCTTCGCTTCCGGGCGCGGCGACGCCACCGACGCGCAGACCGATGTCGAAAGCTTCGAGCCGCTCGAACCACGGGCCGACGGCTTCCGCAACTATCTACAGGTCCGCTTCAACGTACCGACCGAGGAACTGCTGGTCGATCGTGCGCAGTTGCTGGGCCTCAGCGCGCCGGAGATGACTGTGCTGGTAGGCGGACTGCGTGTGCTGGGCGCCAACCATGGTGGTTCGCCCCATGGCGTGTTCACCGACCGGCCGGGGCAGTTGACCAACGACTTCTTCGTCAACCTGCTCGATATGCGCACGGCGTGGAAGGAGGTCAGCGATCGGGGCGACGAGGTGTTTGTCGGCACCGACCGGGCGACCGACAAGGAGAAGTGGACGGCTACGCGCACCGATTTGGCGTTCGGGTCCAATTCGCAGCTCCGCGCCCTGTCGGAAGTCTATGCCGCAGCGGATGCGGGCGACACATTCGTCGCCGATTTCGTCAAGGCCTGGACCAAGGTCATGAACGCCGACCGTTTCGACCTGTGATATCGATGATCGCCGCCGGGGCACCCATCCCGGCGGCGATCGCCTTTTACATGGCCACGTCGCCGATCAGCTCCCCGACATCGTGGCTGACACCGTTCGCCACCACCTTCCGCACCTTGAACGTATTGGCGATATTCTCGCGCGGATCGCCGTCCAGCAGGACGATGTCGGCGAGCTTGCCTGCCTCCAGCGTTCCCGCCTCCAGGTTCAGCGCCCTGGCCGAATTGACCGTCGCGGTCTGGAGCGCCTGGAAGGGCGTCAGGCCCGCATCGACATAGGAGGCGATCTCCGCATGGAGATTGGTGGCGATCATCGTGTCGGTGCCCGCCACGACCCATGTACCGGCGTCATACATCTTCTTGAGGCTAATCAGCCCACCGGCCAGAAGCGGCCGGGTGAAGACCGCCATGGGATCATTGTTCCCGGTGACGGTTTCCTGCGCCCAACCGGGATAGAGTTTCACGCGCGGGTCGCTGCGATAGTCGGGATTCTTTTCCAGATAGCCGGTCAACGCGCCGAAATTGGTTGGGGTGAGCGTGCGGCCGCTGCGCCCGAATAGCTGGATCACATCCTCATAGGCCATGCCGCCCGGCCCCTGCTTGGGCGAATAGCCGCGCCGGCTGGTCGCGCCCATATGCTCGGTGCCGTCGACGCCGGTATAGGCGGCGGGAAAGATTTCGTGGCCCGATACCGGTATGCCCATGGCGTGCGCCGCCTCCACGATCCGGCGCTGATAGAGGTCGGGCATACGGACATAGCTTTTGACGATGTCATATTTGAGCGACCGCGCCCGATCCAGCTCCCGCTCCAGATGCGCCGGACTGGAAACGGCGATACCCATCTTGTAGTAGACGCGCTGCCATTCGAGCAGCGGCCCGCCGACATAGAGGCGCGGGCTGAGCCGCACACCCGCTTCGGCCGCCTCGCGATCCTCGACCGCGTCATAGACCTGGGTGCCGGGGTCGCGAACCGTGGTGATGCCATAGGCGAGCCAGGCTTTTTCCAGGTTAGACCCGAAATCCTTCTGAACGTGCGAGTGGAACTCGATCAGCCCCGGAATGGCGGTGAGGCCCGTCCCGTCCACGAACTTGCCGGTGCCGTGCAGCGCCGGATCATGATCGCGTATCGCGGTGATGCGGTTGCCGTCGATGACGATGTCCTTGTCATGCTGAGTCGTGTCGGTGACGGAATCGACCAGATTGCTGACATGGATGATGGTGCGGCCGCTGGGCTTGGCGAGGCGATAGCTGAGATCGATCGGTACGTCGGAAACGACGCCGGTCTCGACATTGATCGTCTTCAGCCTGTCGTTCGACTGGTAGAGGATTGTGCCCGAATCCGCGGTCCAAGTCGGATAGAAGGCTGTGTCGACGGTATAGCTGCGCACTGGTCCCAGCGGCTTGGCATCCTTGTCCACTGGCCAGATTTTCAGCAGACCTTCATAGATGCCCGCCATCTTGGTGCCATCAGGCGACCAGGCCGGGCCGCTGCCGCTGCGCGTGTCGAGCGACATGTTCGGTTCGGGTAGCTGCCAGAAGGGTTCACCCTTGCCATCCGCCGGGATCACATAGACCTGGTTCGTCCCCTCACGGAAACTGTTGGAATATTTGTAGGACAGGCTGATCGCGACATATTTGCCGTCGGGCGACCAGCTTGGACTGCCGGGCTGGCCGAGTGAACCCTGGAGGCGCGTCACCTTGCCAGTGGCGACGTCGATCACGCAGACGCCCGCCACGCCCCAGCGGCCGTCCACATCGATGAAGGCGATACGTGTCCCGTCAGGGGACCAGGCCGCGCCCAGCGGCTGGGTATCCATATGGGTGAGTTGCCGGTCCTTGCCGGTCTTGAGATCCTTGATCCAGAGTTGCGGCAGGCCGCCGACCCGGTCGGAGCTGAAGACAATGCTCTGCCCGTCGGGCGACCAGGAAGGGTCGGCGTCGAGGGCGGCGTCCTTCGTCAGGTTTTCGGGCGTACCGCCCCTGGATGAGACGACATAGAGGTCGCCCAGGGCAACGAAAGCGATACGGCTGCCATCGGGGGAGATATGCGGATGGACGATGCCCAATGCCCTGCGCGGCTCGGTGGAATCCCAGTCGCGCTTGGCGCGGGTATAGACCGGATGCACCACCTCCAGCGTGGCGGCGAAATCGACGGTCGAGAGGGCGTTGCCGCTGCGACGTCGGATATTGCCGTCTGAGACATAATAATAGCCACCCTTCCCCCAGGAGACGCGGAAGGGGAAGACATTCTCCTTGCCGCTCACCGGCGTGCCGTCGATTTCCAGATGGCTGCCAGCATCATCCGCCACGACATAGGCCAGTTCACCGGACGGGCCGAAGGAAGGGGCGTCAGCCTTGCCCTTTACCTCCTTGAGCAGGCTTTCCTGACCAGTGGCGAGTATGGTGGCGTAGATCGCGCTCTTCGTCATTCCCTCCGCCCCCGAATAGGCGATGCGCGCGCCGTCGGGCGACCAACTGGGCAACCGGTCCTCACGCGGGTTGCTGCTGATCTGCTTCAACGCGCCGGTCCCGATGTCCAGCGTCCAGATGTCGTAATTGCCGCTGCGGTCAGAGGAGAAGGCGATCGTCTTGCCATCGGGCGAGAAGGTCGGGTCGCGATCGTCATAGGGGCCGTCGGTCAGCTTCTTCATGTCGCTGCCGTCGGGTTTGATCGTCCAAAGATCATAGCCGCCATCGCGATAGGCAAAATAAATGAGCCGCGATCCGTCCGGCGACCAGACCGGCTGGCGCGCATCGTTGAAATAGTCGGTGATCCGCTTCGCCTTGCCACCTTTGGCCGGGATGATCCAGAGGCTGCCCTGCAAATCAACCGCAAGCCATTTGCCGTCGGGCGAGACCGACACGGCCATGGAGGTGCCTTCATGGACATCGAAAGCGACAGGCGTTTCCCCACCGGGCGGTGGCAGGTTGGCGGGTTGAGCCAGAGCCTGTCCGCCGCTGCCGAGCATCAAGGCGAGCGCAAGGCGCTTGAACGATGACATCATGTCGGATGATCCCCTTTCCGTACCGGCTGCTGCATCGGCAGTTCGTAACCATTGGGAACGAAAGAGGGTATGAAATCCGCAAGTTGATTGATTGGGAAAGCGAAAGCGAACCGGGCGGAACCCTCTCCTCCCGTTTCAACGCATTCCCCTTAGCTTCGCATGTTTCCCGCTGATTTTGACATGATATTACGCCGCCGCGATCCTATCGGAAAGCGGCAGCGTGGAGCATAGCAGGGCACGTCCCGATAGGACAGCGCGGGTCAGTCGTTCGCGAAGCTGAGCGACGCCATGTGATAGATGGTCGCGACTTTCTGGCCGGCCAGGGTCAGGTCGCCCTTTTCCTCATGCGTTGCCGACAGGATGTAGCGGCCTTTTTCCCTGAGCGGCAGCGCCACCTTGCCCTGCGCGTCGGTGGTGAAGGCCTTGGACCATTTGTCGGGCGTGAAGACGGTCAGCTTCGCGTTCGCCACCGGCTTGCCGTCGCGGACCAGGGTAAAGCTGTCGGCACCGGGCGCGGTCGGCACGATCTCCAGCGGCAACACCGCCTTCGCCTCGGTCCGCCCCGCGCGGGCATAATAGATGACGCCCTCCTTCTTGCCGTCCTCACCCCAGGGTTCGAACACGCTGTCATCGGTCACGCGCACATCGCCTGCGGGCACGGCGACTTCGATATAGCCTGCCTTGCGAACCTGCGCAGCCTGCGAGGCCGGGACGAGGCGCGGCGCCTTGAGATGATCGAACTCAGGATCGCCACCTTCGGGCAGCACTTCGCCCGGTTCGCCCAGATAGATGCGTGCCGGACCGGCGCCATCGCGCTCGACCCAGATTTCATGCGCCTGCGCCAGCGAAGGCAGGCAGGCGAGCGCCAGCAGCGCGGAAGTCCATTTCATCATTATTCCTCTCCCTTGTCAGAAACGATAGCCGATGGTGCCCATCACGTTGCGCGGCGCGCCCATGAAACAGTCGCCGCGCGCCAGGCAGGACGCATAATATTTGTTGTTGAGAAGGTTGGTCGCGTTGAGCGCGAAACGCCAGCTCTGCCAATTGATCTCCGCCAGCGCGTCAACCGTGGTGCGCGACGGGGTGACGATCGACCAGAGGGCATTGGTCGATATGCTCTTGCCGCTATACACTACGCCGCCGCCGAGGCGAAGCTGGGCTTCGTCCGCGAGGCCAAAAGTCTTGGTCGACCAGATCGAGGCGGTATGACGCGGCATATAGTCGAGGCTGGTGTTCACCTCCGACTTGAGCTTGCTGTAGCCATAATTGGCCAGCAGTTCGAAATTGCCCGGCAGGGTATGGCTCGCCTCGATCTCGAAACCCTTGGTGGTCAACTCGCCCGACTGGGTCGTGGCGCTGCCAGCCAGATAGAGTACACGGTTACGTTCCTTGATGTGGAAGGCCGTGATCGTGACGAGCGTGCTGGGCGCAGGTTGCCACTTCACCCCTGTCTCGAACTGGGTGCCGGTCTGGGGCTTGTATGGATCGCCAATGCTGCCGTCGAGGTTTACGATGGAGCCGGCGACCGGCAGGAAGCTTTCGGTATAGCTGAAAAAGGGCGAGAAGCCCGCGCCGATTTCCCCGATGATGCCAGCGCGGAATGTGATGGCGTGATCGGTGCTGCCGGCCGAGGAAGTTACGCGGTCGCGGCGGGCCCCCAGAACGACCGAAACCCGGTCGAAGAAACGGATCTGATCCTGAACATAAACGCCAAGCTGTTTCTGCGAATCAATGTTGAAGGGGCCAGTCGGCTTGTAGGCCGCCAGCGCATCACGATCGATGTCGTAGAGATCGACGATCTCGGCAGCGCCGTAGGTTTCCTGCTTGGCGACCTTGTTCCAGCTATAGTCGAGGCCGACCAGCAATTTATGCTCGATATTCGCGCCGGTGTTGAAGGTAAACTGGAGATTATTGTCGGTCGAGAAGACGTTCATCCGCGCATTGGAGGCGCTGGAATAAAGGCCGATGGTACGGCCATCCGTACCATAGACGGAGAAGGGATCGATCGGATTGGTGTAGCTGTCGGCATAATGGGTGTTATATTCAAGGTCGCTGTCGATATAGCGGGCCTTGAGGCTCAATCGTACATTGTCCGAGAATTTATGGGTAATCGAACCGCCGCCCTGGAGTAAGCGGCCATTATAACGATCCCAGCCTGGCTTACCGACGAAAGTATAGGGATCAAGCTTGCCGGCCGGATAGGCGGTGTTCGGGCGGAAGGTGCCGACGATCGGCAGGAACTGCGAGGTCGATCCGGTTTCGTCCTTCTGGTAAAGGCCAGTCAGCACCACGTCCGTATCGGGCGTAGGCTGCCAGCGGATCGACGGGGCGAACATCCTGCGGTCGTCGGGGACATGGTCGACATAGGTGTCGGCATCGCGAACGCGGGCAACGAGCCGGACAGCCAGATTATCCGCCAGCGCGACGTTGACGTCACCCATGGCTTCCTTGCGATCATAGCTGCCATAGACGAGGTTCAGTTCGCCGCCTGTCTTGAATTCCGGAGTCTTGGAGACGAGGTTGACCAGGCCGCCGATCGACCCCTGACCGAAGAGCACCGATGCCGGGCCGCGCACGATTTCCACGCGAGAGAAATTATAGGGATCGGAGGTGATGCTGGCATAGTAACTGAAGATGTCGCGCATACCGTCGCGGAACTGCAGCGCGTCGATACCACGCACGATGAAGCCATCCACGCGGGTGTCGCGGCCATAGGGATTGGCAAGAACGCCGGCGGCATATTTGACCGTGTCGCTGATGCTGATCGCACCCTGCGAGATGAACTGATCCGATGTGATGACCTTGATCGGCTGCGGCAGTTCGATGAGCGGCGTTTCGGTCTTCGTGCCCGCATTGGCGGCGGTGACGATGATCTGGTCTTCGTCGCGCGGAGCGTCGGCAGCCGCAGCTTCCGCAGCCTGTACGGCTGGATGCCACAGCGCGATGAGTGCCGCTCCGCTCAGCGCCAAAACTCGGATATTCATGTCGTCCCCCTTTTGCGACTCGTTCGCGATCGCACCTAGCGATAATGCGACCAATTCGCAAATTTGGGGAGCGTAACAGGCATGAGCGACGATCGGGACCATTGGCGAAGCGGATCGCGATCGCGATCGCCGGGAACACCTAGCCCAGATCGACATTCATAGTTTTAGGCATTTCCCAAACCGTCATTCCGGACTTGATCCGGCATCCAGGGCCACAAAAGGCGTCGCCTGCGACTCTGGATGCCGGATCAAGTCCGGCATGACGTTGAAAATGAGGCTGAGGCTTCTGCTTTAATCTGAATGTCGATCGGTCCTAGCCCTGATTAGTTGCCATAGTGGATGCCCAACTGGTCAAGATAGGTGCCATATCTGGCCGGATCATAATAATATTTCTCCATCTCCGGCCGCAGTTGCTTCATGATATTCTCATTGCGATGGATGGCCGGCTGATCGTCCGGCGCCAGAACCGGATCATATTTCTGCGTCTTGAGCTGCACGTCGTTGAAATAGGCCTTGGCGCTGGCCAGCAATTTCGGATCGGTCATCAGGTCGATCACCGTCATCGCGACCGCCTTGGCCCCTGCAACCGTCCCCTTGTGCGCGATCGGCGTCGCCATCGCCATGGCGGCGGTGGCATGGTGGAAGATGATATTCGGGATATTGGCCGGATAGCCGATAGTGATGGTCGGCACGTTCCACATCACGTCGCCAATATCGTCGGAAGCCCCGAAACCGCCGCCCGCGCCGCGCGTCTCAGGCGTCGACAGCGGCGTGACATTGGTGGCGAGAGGTTGCAGCTTCAGATGATTATTCTCCTGCACCGCTTTGGCGAAGGCCTGGTCCGCGGCCGACCAGGTCGGCATACCCACGGCCTTGATATTGGCATAGGCGGCTTCGGCCATCGGCTTGTTGCCGAAATTGGGCGCGGCATAACCCAATATGGTGCGCTTGACGCTGGTGCCGGTCGCCTGCGCCGCCGCTTCCGCAACGCTGGTCCCGGTTTCGTAGAGCGCGCGGACCGACGCGAAATCCTTGTCGCGGAAATAATACCAGACCGACGCCTTGTCAGGCACCACATTGGGCTGGCCGCCACCATTGGTGATGACGTCATGCGACCGCTGGCTGAGCGGCAGATGTTCACGCCGGAAATTCCAGGCCACATCCATGAACTCAACCGCGTCGAGCGCGCTGCGCCCTTCCCATGGCATGGCGGCCGAATGGGCGGTCTTGCCGCTGAACGCATATTCGACCGACACCATGCCGTTGAGGCCGAGGTCGCCATAAGCCGTGCCGAAGCCGGTATTCACATGGCCGAATATGCAGGCGTCGACATCCTTGAACAGGCCCGCGCGCACATAGAAGGCCTTGGTCGCGAGCAGTTCCTCCGCGACGCCGGGCCAGAGCATCAGCCGCCCCTTGATCCCGTTGTCCTGCATCACCTTCTTGGCCGCGAGCGCCGCCGCGATCATCATCGGCATACCCGAATTATGCCCTTCGCCATGGCCCGGCGCACCGGCGATGATCGGCTTGACGGTCGCAACCCCTGGCATCTGCGATACGCCCAGCAGATCGTCTATGTCGCTGCCCAGCGCGATCAGCGGGCCACCTTCCCCCCAGGTCGCGGTGAAGGCGGTAGGGATGCCTGCGACCCCGCGGGTCACGATAAAGCCATTATCCTCCAATATCTTCGCCAGATATTCCGACGTGCGGACTTCCTGGAAACCCGGCTCGGCAAAGCTGAACACCTGGTCGACCATGACCTGGATCTGCTTGGCCTGCGCCTCGACCCCGGCGGCGACCTGCGCCTTCATCGCTTTGGACGAGGCCGCCTGCGCGGGAATGGAAAGCGCCGTTGTGGCCAAGGCGAGAGCAAGAGCGATGGTGCGACCTAAAGGCTGTTTCCTCTTCATAACCGTCTGGTTCCCGATCATTGCGGCGTCAGGGTTGGATATTTGACGCCCAACTGGTCGAGATAGGTGTCATATTTGGCCGGATCATAATAATATTTCTCCATTCCCGGCCTCAGCAATTGCATCGTCTTTTCGTTGAGCCAGATGGCGGGCTTGTCCTGCGCGGTGATGACCGGGGCGTAGCTGTCGGTCTTGAGCTGGACGTCCTTGAAATAGGTCTTGGCGTCGGCCACCAGCTTA
The window above is part of the Sphingobium sp. BYY-5 genome. Proteins encoded here:
- a CDS encoding amidohydrolase family protein encodes the protein MMSSFKRLALALMLGSGGQALAQPANLPPPGGETPVAFDVHEGTSMAVSVSPDGKWLAVDLQGSLWIIPAKGGKAKRITDYFNDARQPVWSPDGSRLIYFAYRDGGYDLWTIKPDGSDMKKLTDGPYDDRDPTFSPDGKTIAFSSDRSGNYDIWTLDIGTGALKQISSNPREDRLPSWSPDGARIAYSGAEGMTKSAIYATILATGQESLLKEVKGKADAPSFGPSGELAYVVADDAGSHLEIDGTPVSGKENVFPFRVSWGKGGYYYVSDGNIRRRSGNALSTVDFAATLEVVHPVYTRAKRDWDSTEPRRALGIVHPHISPDGSRIAFVALGDLYVVSSRGGTPENLTKDAALDADPSWSPDGQSIVFSSDRVGGLPQLWIKDLKTGKDRQLTHMDTQPLGAAWSPDGTRIAFIDVDGRWGVAGVCVIDVATGKVTRLQGSLGQPGSPSWSPDGKYVAISLSYKYSNSFREGTNQVYVIPADGKGEPFWQLPEPNMSLDTRSGSGPAWSPDGTKMAGIYEGLLKIWPVDKDAKPLGPVRSYTVDTAFYPTWTADSGTILYQSNDRLKTINVETGVVSDVPIDLSYRLAKPSGRTIIHVSNLVDSVTDTTQHDKDIVIDGNRITAIRDHDPALHGTGKFVDGTGLTAIPGLIEFHSHVQKDFGSNLEKAWLAYGITTVRDPGTQVYDAVEDREAAEAGVRLSPRLYVGGPLLEWQRVYYKMGIAVSSPAHLERELDRARSLKYDIVKSYVRMPDLYQRRIVEAAHAMGIPVSGHEIFPAAYTGVDGTEHMGATSRRGYSPKQGPGGMAYEDVIQLFGRSGRTLTPTNFGALTGYLEKNPDYRSDPRVKLYPGWAQETVTGNNDPMAVFTRPLLAGGLISLKKMYDAGTWVVAGTDTMIATNLHAEIASYVDAGLTPFQALQTATVNSARALNLEAGTLEAGKLADIVLLDGDPRENIANTFKVRKVVANGVSHDVGELIGDVAM
- a CDS encoding DUF4198 domain-containing protein, which translates into the protein MMKWTSALLALACLPSLAQAHEIWVERDGAGPARIYLGEPGEVLPEGGDPEFDHLKAPRLVPASQAAQVRKAGYIEVAVPAGDVRVTDDSVFEPWGEDGKKEGVIYYARAGRTEAKAVLPLEIVPTAPGADSFTLVRDGKPVANAKLTVFTPDKWSKAFTTDAQGKVALPLREKGRYILSATHEEKGDLTLAGQKVATIYHMASLSFAND
- a CDS encoding TonB-dependent siderophore receptor, with the protein product MNIRVLALSGAALIALWHPAVQAAEAAAADAPRDEDQIIVTAANAGTKTETPLIELPQPIKVITSDQFISQGAISISDTVKYAAGVLANPYGRDTRVDGFIVRGIDALQFRDGMRDIFSYYASITSDPYNFSRVEIVRGPASVLFGQGSIGGLVNLVSKTPEFKTGGELNLVYGSYDRKEAMGDVNVALADNLAVRLVARVRDADTYVDHVPDDRRMFAPSIRWQPTPDTDVVLTGLYQKDETGSTSQFLPIVGTFRPNTAYPAGKLDPYTFVGKPGWDRYNGRLLQGGGSITHKFSDNVRLSLKARYIDSDLEYNTHYADSYTNPIDPFSVYGTDGRTIGLYSSASNARMNVFSTDNNLQFTFNTGANIEHKLLVGLDYSWNKVAKQETYGAAEIVDLYDIDRDALAAYKPTGPFNIDSQKQLGVYVQDQIRFFDRVSVVLGARRDRVTSSAGSTDHAITFRAGIIGEIGAGFSPFFSYTESFLPVAGSIVNLDGSIGDPYKPQTGTQFETGVKWQPAPSTLVTITAFHIKERNRVLYLAGSATTQSGELTTKGFEIEASHTLPGNFELLANYGYSKLKSEVNTSLDYMPRHTASIWSTKTFGLADEAQLRLGGGVVYSGKSISTNALWSIVTPSRTTVDALAEINWQSWRFALNATNLLNNKYYASCLARGDCFMGAPRNVMGTIGYRF
- a CDS encoding amidohydrolase — encoded protein: MKRKQPLGRTIALALALATTALSIPAQAASSKAMKAQVAAGVEAQAKQIQVMVDQVFSFAEPGFQEVRTSEYLAKILEDNGFIVTRGVAGIPTAFTATWGEGGPLIALGSDIDDLLGVSQMPGVATVKPIIAGAPGHGEGHNSGMPMMIAAALAAKKVMQDNGIKGRLMLWPGVAEELLATKAFYVRAGLFKDVDACIFGHVNTGFGTAYGDLGLNGMVSVEYAFSGKTAHSAAMPWEGRSALDAVEFMDVAWNFRREHLPLSQRSHDVITNGGGQPNVVPDKASVWYYFRDKDFASVRALYETGTSVAEAAAQATGTSVKRTILGYAAPNFGNKPMAEAAYANIKAVGMPTWSAADQAFAKAVQENNHLKLQPLATNVTPLSTPETRGAGGGFGASDDIGDVMWNVPTITIGYPANIPNIIFHHATAAMAMATPIAHKGTVAGAKAVAMTVIDLMTDPKLLASAKAYFNDVQLKTQKYDPVLAPDDQPAIHRNENIMKQLRPEMEKYYYDPARYGTYLDQLGIHYGN